Proteins encoded by one window of Manihot esculenta cultivar AM560-2 chromosome 10, M.esculenta_v8, whole genome shotgun sequence:
- the LOC110624386 gene encoding telomerase reverse transcriptase isoform X3 has protein sequence MFYLLKNTSIFLPLPPKKHQQVAGPPVSNLVLELTKHATGTEPQHQDPLFIHFGHEMKRDKDDSANPTSDIQQYTPLCIPGSIGCVCGNGGNSIKPFSRNTASIYGHMSVSGTAAPTVGADSTNYVGRPNEMVNPKKRSRPFRWQRRKKHKHSDTDESTSIKPSNDHPADGCIQMGVAEAAPLTTRACALKYVWFSNENFQGSNQVIVKPQKRSRLFQWQSCKKHRHLDAEELSDNTCHLNEDRTLRELQCDLNNNKNGFHEKMLQCSCFHVLQSAHLVSKGAQINRQPMFYNLENTSSVLPRKHLLNSLKPNLAGSKSLFRSIFGLSESDVNVSAPSVPCSHSSTFCITGSSCLYHSLVKLLKLLIRRTHCCKHMRLLDKHCVLSLAQITYLNSNSVLKDNHSKIDVPEKSRGLSTKHCKRTAETNDDQTEAIKSYCSKSQVVSFIWAACRNIVPPDLLGIPSNWRILRRNISKFIQLRRFEKFSLRQCMHKLKTSGFPFLSDKQSLCCLEAEVLNNVQGENLDMRMEFYRLNDATSNLKHMLLEKWILWFFSRLVVPLVQANFYVTESEHGKQDIFYYRKSIWEKLKDRTIGCLKDQNYHFLDASDVKRIISNRLFGFSKLRLCPKENGARMLANLKAPSRMLVQESSSIGMLGKAQPRCQSVKYKHFKSVNCVLRDTYAVLKGIQLKEPERLGSSVFDYNDIYKKLCPFIVGLKNELGSLPDVFIVAADVSKAFDTINQDKLLNVMKDVIHEDEYLLQRSSQVVCTKKSLWVHENLILRDPDISAGFIKSYSACFGSLQTVLVNQGSIRYMKKRELFFNLNEHVKRNVLQLDKTFYLQGIGIPQGSILSSLLCSLYYGHLERNVIFPFLDKNCELATEDLSRRHNCQDAPVPGNSSENRVSSSCYMLLRLIDDFCFISTSKRLAAAFYTRLQGGFPDYNCYMNEDKYCLNFDARHASGLPSNRVYVGEDGISFIRWSGLLLKSCTLEVQADYTRYLNKHLRSTLTVSWQGKPGHRLKTKLCDFMRPKCHPIFFDSNINSGSVVRLNIYQSFLLCAMKFHCYVSEMMYICKLHPISHLKIIGRSLRYMYLLIKKKMRSANTGSYFHPVLQLAAEEVEWLGLNAFIKVLKRKQSRHKELLCMLNSKLLAHKINGTVSSQLSYAVDSSHSSVMWKIKY, from the exons ATGTTTTATCTTCTAAAGAATACGTCAATATTTTTGCCACTTCCTCCTAAGAAACACCAACAGGTGGCTGGTCCACCTGTCAGTAATTTGGTACTTGAGTTGACAAAACATGCAACAGGAACAGAGCCACAACATCAAGATCCTTTGTTCATCCATTTTG GACATGAGATGAAGAGGGATAAAGATGATAGTGCTAATCCAACATCTGATATACAACAGTATACTCCTCTCTGTATTCCGGGTTCCATAGGTTGTGTTTGTGGTAATGGTGGTAATTCTATAAAGCCTTTCAGCAGAAATACTGCTAGCATATATGGCCACATGAGTGTCTCTGGAACAGCTGCACCAACAGTTGGAGCTGATTCTACTAACTATGTAGGACGTCCAAATGAAATGGTTAATCCCAAAAAGCGTTCAAGACCTTTTAGGTGGCAGCGTCGCAAAAAGCACAAGCATTCAGATACTGATGAAAGCACTAGTATTAAACCTTCCAATGATCATCCCGCTGATGGATGCATCCAGATGGGTGTTGCAGAAGCAGCACCGCTGACAACTAGAGCTTGTGCTTTGAAATATGTATGGTTctcaaatgaaaattttcaaggcTCAAATCAGGTTATAGTGAAGCCCCAAAAGCGTTCAAGACTATTTCAGTGGCAGAGCTGCAAAAAGCACAGACATTTAGATGCTGAAGAACTCAGTGATAACACTTGTCACTTAAATGAAGATAGAACACTCAGGGAACTTCAGTGTGAccttaataacaataaaaatggTTTCCATGAAAAG ATGTTGCAATGCTCTTGTTTTCACGTGTTGCAATCTGCCCATCTAGTCAGCAAAGGGGCACAGATCAATAGGCAACCTATGTTCTACAATTTGGAAAACACTTCATCAGTTCTTCCCAGAAAAC ATTTGTTAAACTCCTTAAAGCCCAATTTGGCTGGTTCAAAGTCCCTTTTTAGGAGTATTTTTGGCTTATCTGAATCCGATGTAAATGTCAGTGCTCCATCAGTGCCATGCTCCCACAGCAGTACCTTCTGTATCACTGGATCTTCATGCCT GTATCATTCTCTTGTTAAGTTGCTTAAGCTTCTTATACGCCGAACACATTGCTGCAAGCATATGAGATTATTGGATAAGCATTGTGTTTTATCATTGGCACAGATTACCTATCTAAATTCAAACTCAGTGCTCAAG GATAATCATTCAAAGATAGATGTACCTGAGAAATCCCGTGGTCTTAGTACTAAACATTGCAAAAGAACAGCAGAAACAAATGATGACCAGACTGAGGCCATAAAATCTTATTGCTCAAAAAGTCAGGTGGTGTCATTTATATGGGCTGCTTGTAGAAATATAGTTCCTCCAGATTTGTTAGGAATTCCTTCCAACTGGAGAATCTTGAGGAGAAATATTTCCAAGTTCATTCAGCTAAGGagatttgaaaaattttcattaagACAATGTATGCATAAATTGAAGACTTCCGGGTTCCCATTTCTATCAGATAAACAGTCTTTGTGCTGCTTGGAAGCTGAGGTGCTGAATAATGTGCAAGGGGAAAATTTAGACATGCGCATGGAATTCTATAGATTGAATGATGCTACAAGTAATTTGAAACATATGCTTTTAGAGAAATGGATATTATGGTTCTTTTCACGTTTGGTTGTGCCACTAGTGCAAGCCAACTTCTATGTCACTGAAAGTGAGCATGGTAAACAGGACATCTTTTATTATCGGAAGTCAATTTGGGAGAAGTTGAAAGATAGAACCATAGGTTGCTTGAAAGATCAGAACTACCATTTCTTAGATGCCAGTGATGTAAAAAGAATCATAAGCAATAGGTTATTTGGGTTCTCAAAGCTCAGACTTTGCCCAAAAGAGAATGGAGCAAGGATGCTTGCAAATCTGAAAGCACCATCAAGAATGCTTGTTCAAGAATCCTCTTCCATAGGAATGCTAGGAAAAGCGCAACCTCGCTGTCAGTCAGTTAAATATAAGCATTTCAAGTCTGTGAATTGTGTTCTTCGTGATACTTATGCTGTTTTAAAAGGCATACAGTTAAAAGAACCAGAGAGGTTAGGCTCATCAGTGTTTGACTACAATGATATCTATAAAAAGTTATGCCCGTTTATTGTTGGCCTGAAGAATGAATTGGGTAGCTTGCCTGATGTGTTTATTGTTGCTGCTGATGTATCAAAGGCATTTGATACTATTAATCAGGATAAGTTGCTTAATGTAATGAAAGATGTTATACATGAGGATGAATATCTTCTACAACGATCTTCTCAAGTTGTCTGCACCAAGAAGTCTTTGTGGGTTCATGAGAATCTTATATTAAGAGATCCAGACATCAGTGCTGGTtttataaagagttattctgcATGCTTTGGTTCATTGCAAACTGTGCTTGTTAATCAG GGGTCCATCAGGTATATGAAGAAGAGGGAActctttttcaatttgaacgAGCATGTGAAGCGTAATGTCCTGCAGTTAGATAAAACGTTTTATTTGCAAGGTATCGGTATACCCCAAGGAAGCATTTTGTCTTCTCTATTGTGCTCATTATACTATGGGCATCTTGAAAGAAATGTGATCTTTCCATTTCTTGATAAGAATTGTGAACTGGCAACTGAAGATTTATCTAGAAGACACAACTGTCAGGATGCTCCTGTCCCAGGAAATAGCAGTGAAAATAGAGTTAGTTCATCCTGTTACATGCTACTCAGATTAATTGATGACTTCTGCTTTATATCAACCTCAAAGAGGCTGGCTGCTGCCTTTTACACCAGATTACAGGGAGGATTTCCAGATTATAACTGCTATATGAATGAGGATAAATATTGTCTTAATTTTGATGCCAGACATGCATCAGGGCTTCCATCAAACAGGGTTTATGTTGGTGAAGATGGTATCTCATTTATTCGATGGAGTGGCTTGCTTTTAAAGTCGTGTACTTTAGAAGTTCAGGCAGATTATACAAG GTATCTGAACAAGCATTTGAGGTCAACACTTACTGTCTCTTGGCAGGGTAAACCTGGTCACCGGCTGAAGACGAAATTGTGCGACTTCATGAGACCCAAGTGCCATCCCATATTCTTTGATTCAAACATTAACTCTGGGTCTGTTGTTAGATTAAATATCTATCAATCATTTCTATTATGTGCGATGAAGTTCCATTGTTATGTTTCTGAGATGATGTATATCTGCAAACTCCACCCAATATCCCATTTGAAAATCATTGGGAGGTCTTTAAG GTATATGTACTTGCTCATAAAGAAAAAGATGCGATCTGCAAATACTGGTTCTTATTTCCATCCAGTTCTTCAACTGGCTGCAGAAGAAGTTGAATGGCTTGGGTTGAATGCTTTTATCAAAGTATTGAAGAGAAAACAATCTCGGCATAAAGAGTTACTATGCATGTTGAATTCGAAATTGTTAGCCCATAAAATAAACGGGACTGTATCTTCTCAACTTTCTTATGCGGTTGATAGCTCACATTCCTCTGTAATGTGGAAAATCAAGTATTAG
- the LOC110624386 gene encoding telomerase reverse transcriptase isoform X5 — translation MKRDKDDSANPTSDIQQYTPLCIPGSIGCVCGNGGNSIKPFSRNTASIYGHMSVSGTAAPTVGADSTNYVGRPNEMVNPKKRSRPFRWQRRKKHKHSDTDESTSIKPSNDHPADGCIQMGVAEAAPLTTRACALKYVWFSNENFQGSNQVIVKPQKRSRLFQWQSCKKHRHLDAEELSDNTCHLNEDRTLRELQCDLNNNKNGFHEKMLQCSCFHVLQSAHLVSKGAQINRQPMFYNLENTSSVLPRKHLLNSLKPNLAGSKSLFRSIFGLSESDVNVSAPSVPCSHSSTFCITGSSCLYHSLVKLLKLLIRRTHCCKHMRLLDKHCVLSLAQITYLNSNSVLKDNHSKIDVPEKSRGLSTKHCKRTAETNDDQTEAIKSYCSKSQVVSFIWAACRNIVPPDLLGIPSNWRILRRNISKFIQLRRFEKFSLRQCMHKLKTSGFPFLSDKQSLCCLEAEVLNNVQGENLDMRMEFYRLNDATSNLKHMLLEKWILWFFSRLVVPLVQANFYVTESEHGKQDIFYYRKSIWEKLKDRTIGCLKDQNYHFLDASDVKRIISNRLFGFSKLRLCPKENGARMLANLKAPSRMLVQESSSIGMLGKAQPRCQSVKYKHFKSVNCVLRDTYAVLKGIQLKEPERLGSSVFDYNDIYKKLCPFIVGLKNELGSLPDVFIVAADVSKAFDTINQDKLLNVMKDVIHEDEYLLQRSSQVVCTKKSLWVHENLILRDPDISAGFIKSYSACFGSLQTVLVNQGSIRYMKKRELFFNLNEHVKRNVLQLDKTFYLQGIGIPQGSILSSLLCSLYYGHLERNVIFPFLDKNCELATEDLSRRHNCQDAPVPGNSSENRVSSSCYMLLRLIDDFCFISTSKRLAAAFYTRLQGGFPDYNCYMNEDKYCLNFDARHASGLPSNRVYVGEDGISFIRWSGLLLKSCTLEVQADYTRYLNKHLRSTLTVSWQGKPGHRLKTKLCDFMRPKCHPIFFDSNINSGSVVRLNIYQSFLLCAMKFHCYVSEMMYICKLHPISHLKIIGRSLRYMYLLIKKKMRSANTGSYFHPVLQLAAEEVEWLGLNAFIKVLKRKQSRHKELLCMLNSKLLAHKINGTVSSQLSYAVDSSHSSVMWKIKY, via the exons ATGAAGAGGGATAAAGATGATAGTGCTAATCCAACATCTGATATACAACAGTATACTCCTCTCTGTATTCCGGGTTCCATAGGTTGTGTTTGTGGTAATGGTGGTAATTCTATAAAGCCTTTCAGCAGAAATACTGCTAGCATATATGGCCACATGAGTGTCTCTGGAACAGCTGCACCAACAGTTGGAGCTGATTCTACTAACTATGTAGGACGTCCAAATGAAATGGTTAATCCCAAAAAGCGTTCAAGACCTTTTAGGTGGCAGCGTCGCAAAAAGCACAAGCATTCAGATACTGATGAAAGCACTAGTATTAAACCTTCCAATGATCATCCCGCTGATGGATGCATCCAGATGGGTGTTGCAGAAGCAGCACCGCTGACAACTAGAGCTTGTGCTTTGAAATATGTATGGTTctcaaatgaaaattttcaaggcTCAAATCAGGTTATAGTGAAGCCCCAAAAGCGTTCAAGACTATTTCAGTGGCAGAGCTGCAAAAAGCACAGACATTTAGATGCTGAAGAACTCAGTGATAACACTTGTCACTTAAATGAAGATAGAACACTCAGGGAACTTCAGTGTGAccttaataacaataaaaatggTTTCCATGAAAAG ATGTTGCAATGCTCTTGTTTTCACGTGTTGCAATCTGCCCATCTAGTCAGCAAAGGGGCACAGATCAATAGGCAACCTATGTTCTACAATTTGGAAAACACTTCATCAGTTCTTCCCAGAAAAC ATTTGTTAAACTCCTTAAAGCCCAATTTGGCTGGTTCAAAGTCCCTTTTTAGGAGTATTTTTGGCTTATCTGAATCCGATGTAAATGTCAGTGCTCCATCAGTGCCATGCTCCCACAGCAGTACCTTCTGTATCACTGGATCTTCATGCCT GTATCATTCTCTTGTTAAGTTGCTTAAGCTTCTTATACGCCGAACACATTGCTGCAAGCATATGAGATTATTGGATAAGCATTGTGTTTTATCATTGGCACAGATTACCTATCTAAATTCAAACTCAGTGCTCAAG GATAATCATTCAAAGATAGATGTACCTGAGAAATCCCGTGGTCTTAGTACTAAACATTGCAAAAGAACAGCAGAAACAAATGATGACCAGACTGAGGCCATAAAATCTTATTGCTCAAAAAGTCAGGTGGTGTCATTTATATGGGCTGCTTGTAGAAATATAGTTCCTCCAGATTTGTTAGGAATTCCTTCCAACTGGAGAATCTTGAGGAGAAATATTTCCAAGTTCATTCAGCTAAGGagatttgaaaaattttcattaagACAATGTATGCATAAATTGAAGACTTCCGGGTTCCCATTTCTATCAGATAAACAGTCTTTGTGCTGCTTGGAAGCTGAGGTGCTGAATAATGTGCAAGGGGAAAATTTAGACATGCGCATGGAATTCTATAGATTGAATGATGCTACAAGTAATTTGAAACATATGCTTTTAGAGAAATGGATATTATGGTTCTTTTCACGTTTGGTTGTGCCACTAGTGCAAGCCAACTTCTATGTCACTGAAAGTGAGCATGGTAAACAGGACATCTTTTATTATCGGAAGTCAATTTGGGAGAAGTTGAAAGATAGAACCATAGGTTGCTTGAAAGATCAGAACTACCATTTCTTAGATGCCAGTGATGTAAAAAGAATCATAAGCAATAGGTTATTTGGGTTCTCAAAGCTCAGACTTTGCCCAAAAGAGAATGGAGCAAGGATGCTTGCAAATCTGAAAGCACCATCAAGAATGCTTGTTCAAGAATCCTCTTCCATAGGAATGCTAGGAAAAGCGCAACCTCGCTGTCAGTCAGTTAAATATAAGCATTTCAAGTCTGTGAATTGTGTTCTTCGTGATACTTATGCTGTTTTAAAAGGCATACAGTTAAAAGAACCAGAGAGGTTAGGCTCATCAGTGTTTGACTACAATGATATCTATAAAAAGTTATGCCCGTTTATTGTTGGCCTGAAGAATGAATTGGGTAGCTTGCCTGATGTGTTTATTGTTGCTGCTGATGTATCAAAGGCATTTGATACTATTAATCAGGATAAGTTGCTTAATGTAATGAAAGATGTTATACATGAGGATGAATATCTTCTACAACGATCTTCTCAAGTTGTCTGCACCAAGAAGTCTTTGTGGGTTCATGAGAATCTTATATTAAGAGATCCAGACATCAGTGCTGGTtttataaagagttattctgcATGCTTTGGTTCATTGCAAACTGTGCTTGTTAATCAG GGGTCCATCAGGTATATGAAGAAGAGGGAActctttttcaatttgaacgAGCATGTGAAGCGTAATGTCCTGCAGTTAGATAAAACGTTTTATTTGCAAGGTATCGGTATACCCCAAGGAAGCATTTTGTCTTCTCTATTGTGCTCATTATACTATGGGCATCTTGAAAGAAATGTGATCTTTCCATTTCTTGATAAGAATTGTGAACTGGCAACTGAAGATTTATCTAGAAGACACAACTGTCAGGATGCTCCTGTCCCAGGAAATAGCAGTGAAAATAGAGTTAGTTCATCCTGTTACATGCTACTCAGATTAATTGATGACTTCTGCTTTATATCAACCTCAAAGAGGCTGGCTGCTGCCTTTTACACCAGATTACAGGGAGGATTTCCAGATTATAACTGCTATATGAATGAGGATAAATATTGTCTTAATTTTGATGCCAGACATGCATCAGGGCTTCCATCAAACAGGGTTTATGTTGGTGAAGATGGTATCTCATTTATTCGATGGAGTGGCTTGCTTTTAAAGTCGTGTACTTTAGAAGTTCAGGCAGATTATACAAG GTATCTGAACAAGCATTTGAGGTCAACACTTACTGTCTCTTGGCAGGGTAAACCTGGTCACCGGCTGAAGACGAAATTGTGCGACTTCATGAGACCCAAGTGCCATCCCATATTCTTTGATTCAAACATTAACTCTGGGTCTGTTGTTAGATTAAATATCTATCAATCATTTCTATTATGTGCGATGAAGTTCCATTGTTATGTTTCTGAGATGATGTATATCTGCAAACTCCACCCAATATCCCATTTGAAAATCATTGGGAGGTCTTTAAG GTATATGTACTTGCTCATAAAGAAAAAGATGCGATCTGCAAATACTGGTTCTTATTTCCATCCAGTTCTTCAACTGGCTGCAGAAGAAGTTGAATGGCTTGGGTTGAATGCTTTTATCAAAGTATTGAAGAGAAAACAATCTCGGCATAAAGAGTTACTATGCATGTTGAATTCGAAATTGTTAGCCCATAAAATAAACGGGACTGTATCTTCTCAACTTTCTTATGCGGTTGATAGCTCACATTCCTCTGTAATGTGGAAAATCAAGTATTAG